In Streptomyces sp. SN-593, a single genomic region encodes these proteins:
- a CDS encoding carbohydrate ABC transporter permease, producing the protein MNTPRTAAAPDARPSTGAVTAPSAPPARPRRGLSRRGRRRAVTVLHRFLLVVALLYFVAPFLWMVVYSVFPAGNLQRENPDLDPGALTLSSYRRLLGQSSFLQPMLNSAVVGLLTTLICLALGSVAAYGLARLRFRGKQVLLLAMMSTQAIPVIVLAVPLFIVIRTLGLFDTPAALVITYTAFILPLVVWMMVGFFEDIPVSLEKAARIDGCGRWQILWRIAAPLAAPGLAATGVFAFITAWSDFFLAKILTASNATTLPVKTASFQGLFANDYTSAATAGVITTLPVMLLALAAQRWIVRGLTEGAVKG; encoded by the coding sequence GTGAACACCCCCCGCACCGCCGCGGCGCCGGACGCCCGGCCGTCCACCGGTGCCGTAACGGCGCCGTCCGCGCCGCCCGCCCGCCCCCGCCGGGGCCTGTCGCGGCGGGGCAGGAGGCGGGCCGTCACAGTGCTGCACCGCTTCCTGCTCGTCGTGGCGCTGCTGTACTTCGTCGCGCCGTTCCTGTGGATGGTCGTGTACAGCGTCTTCCCGGCCGGGAACCTGCAACGGGAGAACCCGGACCTCGACCCCGGCGCGCTCACCCTGTCGTCGTACCGGCGGCTGCTGGGCCAGAGCAGCTTCCTGCAACCGATGCTCAACTCGGCGGTCGTGGGCCTGCTCACCACGCTGATCTGCCTGGCACTGGGGTCGGTGGCCGCCTACGGGCTGGCCCGGCTGCGGTTCCGCGGCAAGCAGGTCCTGCTGCTGGCGATGATGTCGACCCAGGCGATCCCGGTGATCGTGCTGGCGGTGCCGCTGTTCATCGTCATCCGGACGCTCGGCCTGTTCGACACCCCCGCCGCCCTGGTCATCACCTACACCGCGTTCATCCTGCCGCTGGTGGTCTGGATGATGGTCGGCTTCTTCGAGGACATCCCGGTGAGCCTGGAGAAGGCCGCGCGGATCGACGGGTGCGGCCGCTGGCAGATCCTCTGGCGGATCGCGGCGCCGCTGGCCGCCCCCGGCCTCGCGGCCACCGGCGTCTTCGCGTTCATCACCGCCTGGAGCGACTTCTTCCTGGCGAAGATCCTCACCGCGAGCAACGCCACGACGCTTCCGGTGAAGACGGCGTCGTTCCAGGGGCTGTTCGCCAATGACTACACCTCGGCGGCCACCGCCGGCGTGATCACCACGCTGCCGGTCATGCTGCTGGCCCTCGCCGCACAACGCTGGATCGTGCGCGGCCTTACCGAAGGAGCTGTGAAGGGCTGA
- a CDS encoding sugar ABC transporter substrate-binding protein → MAHHSQHTQSSHSLPSRRSALALGGGLVAAAGLTACSGGGTASSTSATPLAPTSSAGGSIRILDDNTNKIFGSGVVARFEKDTGIKVEKYEQANFNDLHDRLATLFSAQDSSYDVVMTWAAWSAEFGRAGWLQPLSQSAVPAGVLPAALDAVSYGGTVYGLPKFASAQTMFWNKDLFEKAGLAPDTAPATWDDFVSAAKELTGGGVYGYAADLGNTDGAYQNFLRVLLLNGGTMYDSANKPVFNSDKGVDALDRLVKLLRTDKVMSPSSLQITNSSDLNTLFANGKAAIVFNWPAQYPVAVAKGALGKAAVGSGILPGIAVRSASIDGSEGFAINNYSKNKAAALKWLQYVTTAAVQKQMVQEEGWFPVTSSLLQDKTVTSELPIVSTYLQESRYQIKRFGAPWYSDVVQQLSTGITKAMLGQTTPKKALDAAADQASTIIAKYK, encoded by the coding sequence ATGGCCCATCACTCGCAGCACACGCAGTCCTCGCACTCGCTGCCGAGCCGCCGCTCGGCGCTCGCCCTCGGCGGTGGCCTGGTCGCCGCCGCCGGACTCACCGCGTGTTCCGGCGGCGGCACCGCGAGCAGCACGTCCGCCACCCCGCTGGCGCCCACCTCGTCCGCCGGGGGCAGCATCCGCATCCTCGACGACAACACCAACAAGATCTTCGGCTCCGGTGTCGTCGCCCGGTTCGAGAAGGACACCGGGATCAAGGTCGAGAAGTACGAGCAGGCCAACTTCAACGACCTGCACGACCGGCTGGCCACCTTGTTCTCCGCGCAGGACTCGTCCTACGACGTGGTGATGACCTGGGCCGCCTGGTCCGCCGAGTTCGGCCGGGCCGGCTGGCTCCAGCCGCTGTCGCAGTCCGCGGTGCCCGCGGGGGTGCTGCCGGCCGCGCTGGACGCCGTCTCCTACGGCGGGACCGTCTACGGTCTGCCGAAGTTCGCCAGCGCCCAGACGATGTTCTGGAACAAGGACCTCTTCGAGAAGGCCGGGCTCGCCCCGGACACCGCCCCGGCCACCTGGGACGACTTCGTCTCCGCGGCGAAGGAGCTGACCGGCGGCGGCGTCTACGGCTACGCGGCCGACCTCGGCAACACCGACGGCGCCTACCAGAACTTCCTGCGGGTGCTGCTGCTGAACGGCGGCACCATGTACGACTCCGCCAACAAGCCGGTGTTCAACAGCGACAAGGGCGTCGACGCGCTGGACCGGCTGGTGAAGCTGCTGCGCACCGACAAGGTGATGAGCCCCTCCAGCCTCCAGATCACCAACTCCAGCGACCTGAACACCCTGTTCGCCAACGGCAAGGCGGCGATCGTCTTCAACTGGCCGGCCCAGTACCCGGTGGCCGTCGCCAAGGGCGCGCTGGGCAAGGCCGCCGTCGGCAGCGGCATCCTGCCCGGCATCGCGGTCAGGTCGGCGTCCATCGACGGCTCCGAGGGCTTCGCCATCAACAACTACTCCAAGAACAAGGCCGCGGCCCTGAAGTGGCTCCAGTACGTCACGACCGCGGCGGTGCAGAAGCAGATGGTGCAGGAGGAGGGCTGGTTCCCGGTCACCTCCTCGCTGCTCCAGGACAAGACGGTCACCTCCGAACTCCCGATCGTCAGCACCTACCTCCAGGAGTCGCGCTACCAGATCAAGCGCTTCGGGGCGCCGTGGTACAGCGACGTCGTCCAGCAGCTCTCGACCGGCATCACCAAGGCGATGCTCGGCCAGACCACCCCCAAGAAGGCGCTCGACGCGGCGGCCGACCAGGCGTCGACGATCATCGCCAAGTACAAGTAG
- a CDS encoding Gfo/Idh/MocA family protein: MVNVGIVGAGIRGHMYAQSLAGFPGAKVVAVCDLDPQAARKVADEFGLAAFTDHRAMLERGGLDAVIVATPDFAHREVAVDAARSGAHLLLEKPLAMTAEDCRAISEAVREAGVQCMVGFENRWNPAIRRIHDLSAAGELGQVLTQNILLSNTYYVPTRMIPWAARSSPAWFLMSHTVDAALWIADKPVTSVFASGSRGRLAELGVDTWDVVHALLTFGDGTTANLTSTWVLPESSPSIIDFQYKVVGSRSAVDVDLQDQGFRQAGGSYTWPGLLGGEIDGRLQGPPTWMAQSFVSALAEGRPVGPGLDQGTLVTDVVLAVLESLRTGGVVPLAAPSAA, encoded by the coding sequence ATGGTGAACGTCGGCATCGTCGGCGCCGGTATCCGCGGGCACATGTACGCGCAGTCGCTCGCCGGATTTCCCGGGGCGAAGGTGGTCGCGGTCTGCGACCTCGACCCGCAGGCGGCCCGGAAGGTGGCGGACGAGTTCGGCCTCGCCGCCTTCACCGACCACCGCGCCATGCTGGAGCGCGGCGGGCTCGACGCGGTGATCGTGGCGACCCCCGACTTCGCGCACCGCGAGGTCGCCGTCGACGCCGCGCGCAGCGGCGCCCACCTGCTGCTGGAGAAGCCGCTGGCCATGACCGCGGAGGACTGCCGCGCGATCAGCGAGGCGGTGCGCGAGGCCGGGGTGCAGTGCATGGTCGGGTTCGAGAACCGCTGGAACCCCGCCATCCGCCGCATCCACGACCTGTCGGCCGCCGGCGAGCTGGGGCAGGTGCTGACCCAGAACATCCTGCTCAGCAACACCTATTACGTGCCGACCCGGATGATCCCGTGGGCGGCGCGCTCCTCACCGGCGTGGTTCCTGATGAGCCACACCGTGGACGCCGCGCTGTGGATCGCGGACAAGCCCGTGACCTCGGTGTTCGCCAGCGGCTCGCGCGGCCGGCTCGCCGAGCTGGGCGTGGACACCTGGGACGTCGTGCACGCCCTGCTGACGTTCGGGGACGGCACCACGGCCAACCTCACCTCCACCTGGGTGCTGCCGGAGTCCTCGCCGTCGATCATCGACTTCCAGTACAAGGTGGTCGGCAGCCGCTCCGCGGTCGACGTGGACCTCCAGGACCAGGGCTTCCGCCAGGCGGGCGGCTCCTACACCTGGCCCGGCCTGCTCGGCGGCGAGATCGACGGCCGCCTCCAGGGCCCGCCCACGTGGATGGCGCAGTCCTTCGTCTCCGCGCTGGCCGAGGGCCGGCCGGTCGGCCCGGGACTCGACCAGGGAACCCTGGTGACCGACGTCGTGCTGGCCGTGCTGGAGTCCCTGCGGACCGGCGGGGTCGTCCCGCTGGCCGCGCCCTCCGCCGCCTGA
- a CDS encoding carbohydrate ABC transporter permease translates to MPASTLTPPRRPRGLPRLGGGRAERGDRRFNLLLMAPAVLVVLALFAYPIGYAGWLSLHQWDDKISPVHPYVGVDNYHQLFSDPAYREALDRTVYFSVITVLAGVALAIGLAVLLTQQFRFRALARVLLLVPWAVPPVVNGIMWHLIFDGDTGIANTVLRGLGIIDTNKQWLSSPTSAMNVLIFAEMWKLLPFLTLLFIAALQGVPANLYRAASIDGAGAIRRFAFITLPSIRTTILFALIVQSMWSLKVFDTIYVLTGGSGGPAGGTTTINFFAYLTTFSNLDRGYGAAIAISIMALVLLIAVFWMLLFRAPSWFVARGTRRRTA, encoded by the coding sequence ATGCCGGCATCCACGCTGACCCCGCCCCGCCGACCGCGCGGGCTGCCCCGCCTCGGCGGCGGCCGCGCCGAACGCGGCGACAGGCGGTTCAACCTCCTGCTGATGGCACCCGCCGTGCTGGTCGTGCTCGCCCTCTTCGCGTACCCCATCGGCTACGCGGGCTGGCTGTCGCTGCACCAGTGGGACGACAAGATCAGCCCCGTGCACCCGTACGTCGGGGTGGACAACTACCACCAGCTGTTCTCCGACCCCGCCTACCGCGAGGCCCTGGACCGCACCGTGTACTTCTCGGTGATCACGGTGCTCGCCGGGGTCGCGCTCGCCATCGGCCTGGCGGTGCTGCTGACCCAGCAGTTCCGCTTCCGGGCGCTCGCCCGGGTGCTGCTGCTCGTCCCGTGGGCGGTGCCGCCGGTGGTCAACGGGATCATGTGGCACCTCATCTTCGACGGCGACACCGGCATCGCCAACACGGTCCTGCGGGGCCTGGGCATCATCGACACCAACAAGCAGTGGCTGTCCTCGCCCACCTCCGCGATGAACGTGCTGATCTTCGCCGAGATGTGGAAACTGCTGCCGTTCCTGACCCTGCTGTTCATCGCGGCGCTCCAGGGCGTGCCGGCCAACCTGTACCGCGCGGCCAGCATCGACGGCGCCGGCGCGATCCGGCGGTTCGCCTTCATCACCCTGCCCAGCATCCGCACCACGATCCTGTTCGCACTGATCGTGCAGAGCATGTGGTCGCTGAAGGTGTTCGACACGATCTACGTGCTGACCGGCGGCTCCGGAGGGCCCGCCGGCGGCACCACCACCATCAACTTCTTCGCCTACCTGACGACGTTCAGCAACCTCGACCGCGGCTACGGCGCGGCCATCGCCATCAGCATCATGGCGCTGGTGCTCCTGATCGCCGTGTTCTGGATGCTGCTCTTCCGCGCGCCGTCGTGGTTCGTCGCCCGGGGCACGAGGAGGAGGACCGCGTGA